The genomic interval gtaaaaagtaatttcagaagggtaatttagtacttattatttactgacacagtatttacatttgaatagtattcgtacgtacagaaatacgtaaatagtatgtacacgtacatgaatacgtaattgatgtgtatttgtacagaaatacgtgaatagtaaatacatgaacagtaatttagtgaacagtgatttcgtaaaatcagaaattgttgaacaataacttattattactgtttcggcatttaaggtttacgaaacgattctaaattcttttcttatcttttcaaggtgatcgataaatcaaggaaagaaattacattcggaaattgtggaattacgctcgagttgataaggtgagtaaaatctcacatattttcgaatctacccttgcggagattcaagatttttgcagaatttttaagaatgtaatatgacatgtaaatgatatagtggattatatatgtattctataaatggtaaataggtacatatatatatagtttgctatataatatactgttatgattttatcgtgattatgtcattttgatgacgagaataatatatcgagcatgtgatgtaatttgtacaatatgaggtgatgattattgtatgtggttttaacatggtgtttgttaaaacgttttgtcttcagacgtgaattgatgtcttcggacgagttttgtcttcggacgtgtttatgtcttcggaccagtcgtcggacgtgtttggcatgtcggaacctagcctttggccgggcgaaagttacgatacagttagagctctagtctgtctgccggagtactgcatgtgaggtaacagatgggttaacAGCTCATGAGTATGAGTACTCAtaattttggatgttgggtagcaggaggttgcccaatatcggcggtgtactacgtgaggggtaactgaggtgtaccagcgttcattagtacccgtattataaattgtatttgggtaaacagatgagttgcccaatttctcatgagtactttcattttcatatttttgggacaaccatatgggccgtccattgactcatgagtgcatttatatttgttgatttgtggatttttcgtatatattgatatgcgagttatattttcattttactcatacgagctgtaaagcttaccgggtttgtgtttacaattccggtgcaccaattcaatggtgtaggggataattccgcagatGTTGATTAGTAGAAATCGAAGGACAACTATGAAGACTTGAAGtcgttcattatcctgcttgtggtgaggttttattgtggatttgtgtgagaacttgtgaggatttatttttgagattttgtgagagattgtgaggattattacatttccatttttatgtaatgtgaattataaatttagtttgtaataattggtttgtctgagttgtattgtcaactcagtaatgatccgctgtggcattttaaatgatttcgatttcattgagattattttggtgtttcaagactttgaaattttgagtttttatgctcgaaattttggggtcattACAAAGTCGTTTATTTTCCATCTTGtagtgaggattttgtgtggatttatgtgaggatttatacattttcatttgttataatgtcgaattataaatttggtttgtaataatcggtttgattgagttgtattttgaactcagaaatgatccgctgtgacatttaaaatgatttcgatttattgagattgttttagaattttcatgacttcggaatttgagtttcatactcgaaattttggggtcgtgacatccacgaactcgtatcgacgagctctacatctttcgtgaaggaagttttcagagatgagcgatgaaataaaagtcaactctcaagtcacataaacgtaacgtttttccaatttaaattTTCGAAGTCGGTTTCATTTCGTTTAACATCGacgagagaaaaaaaatgcgattttattcaattttcaagtttaattacTTACAAGAATATATACAAAACCAACCCGAAAATTCAGAATATTACAATAGACAATAAAGATTATAACCTTTAAGCACAATAATAAGAGAAGAATAATTTCTTCGATCCAACTACTTGTGTTCTCAATTTCGCAGTTAACAGTAGTGTTTCGTATCAGTGAACTTGAAGCTAACTAATGAACTCATGGATATAGATCCCTAACTCTCATATGATATCACTGAAGGTAAATTTTAGCATGCATGAGAGATATTGTCAGTAAAACTTACAGAGTCGGTCAATACCCATCACGATAGTTACTATACCTCCTCCATCACATGCATGGATAAAAGAATAATAGAAATTTTCCCAGTACTTGTTATGAAAATGGTATGAATTTAAAAGGATTACTAAATATTCAATATTGAGACCACAGCTTAAACTCTAGCAGAGAGTAATACCAATATTCTCGTTTGATAGTAAGACGTACAATATGAAGCAAAAGCAAAGTTGACCTACGTACCTAAGGTACATTTAAGGGGTAAATTCCTcttatggtacctgatgtataaaaatggacaatttggtacctaaagttctcaaatttaggccattttggtacttatgtcaattttgaccatattttcagggttatttccgtcatataatctctactttacttcattttttcataatacctccaaattgcctctaaattatcattaaaaatttaataacTCATtcacttagtatctgtgatgatttacgtctATAATGTTTCATAATatagctatcaatctaaattaattttaattataattaatttaaaatatatattttaataaaaattacaattgcacaaagaaaatttatttcctttgcagaaaataattaggatacaataagtatattaaaaaaattattttcgatatatgtgaagtagatatatcaatttaagtATCTCTAAAGAGAAACAATTATAtgcagaaatgaagaaaaaagtgaatttaatgagtttagggttagaatgacgaaaataaccctaaaaatatgatcaaaattgatagaagtaacaaaatggcttacaaataAGAACTTcaagtaccaaattgtccgttttcatatatcaggtaccaaattgtccaagtagctatactttaggtaccataggaggaattaaccccatctaagaaatcagaaaatttTCATGAACCTCTTTCAATGGAATTTTCTTAGTGTATAGAGCTTCTCGCTCATAAACTATATAGGGCTTCTAGACGCTTAATCCTAGACAGATTGTTAGGACGTCTTTAATAGACTATTCTGCTCATATCCCGAATTCTTTTTACTATTTGGAAACAAGTAAAGTTTTCAATTAACAGACAATGGCCGTCAATAAATAAAATCCCAGAGACAACCTTTTGCGGATGAAATTGGATGCATGATGATAATATAcgtatatatgcatatatgtgCATGTATTGATTGTATTCTATTCTTCTCTGTCAACAAAAAACGGATCTCTGGCTactttatatgtatatatgttgatcGACTATGTTCAAATTAAATGGTACGAACGTAGTTAACGCTAGCTAGCTACAAAAACATGGTGGTAACTACTTCTCAAAAATCGTTTGTTCCATACAACGCAGCTGCGCCGTCAACTTATATTATACTGTATAGGAAGATCTACATGCACCTGAAATTGGATCAATTAGAAAGCGAAAGAGAAAGAGTAGTGAGATCTTCTGGAGATCGAAGATTATCCCAATTCCCAAGTTGCAGTTAGCAAATAAATTTTTGATTGATAGACAACGTAACTCCATGCTCGATCAATGCATGTGTCTTAATTATTACGTAGCTAGCAATGATGAATGAAGGTCGGGAACGATTGCAAACTGGACAAATCGATCGTATTAGCCACCGGCATGTGCAGTAGCGGCATAACTCGACTGTCATTTAGAGTAGTGCAGAAGACATGCAACTAGTTAGCAATGAGAATGATGAACATTTTTGGCAACTACTCCATATCCTCTTAGTTCAGATCTTTGTTCTTGACTACTTCTGGCCTTTTTCATGGATAAATTGTTTTTGTTGTACCATACAACCCATACATATATGGGTGAATTCAACACACATTACCTCAATTATTGttaattctaattttttaGTACCTCATATTTAAAAACTATTGCATTGATATCTCAAATTTATATTTCAAACTAATTGTAGTTTCTTCCGTAAATTAACACTGCTTGAGATACTAATATGAGAATTTTTAGATATAAAGTACTAAAAACTAGAATAATCAATAACTATaatcaatggtctaaatatcgtttatcggtatcgtatcagtcgagaggtaaaacgatatatatatatatatcggttttatcgatgatatatcggttttatcggatttgtttattttcaataaaatttataaaattatacttcaatatgtaccaaataaactaaaaaatggTACTAattaaactaaagaaaataaatacttgattttgtgacaattaagtacacgaacgacatctaataataaaaatagatatttaagaatgattatttagacttaaaattcatcatatatatttaaaatatatataaattaaaaatatatatgaaaaatgaaataatatatatatatataagttttttttaaaaggaaataaatataaaaaaattaaacaaaaaaaaaatcaaattttgaccgatatatatcatatcggattcgaaatatcggcAATATATAgaccgatatatccgatatttcgAACACTAACTATAATACAGTTAGCTGTGCGTTTTTTAGAAATATACCTACTAAATGCCGGATAAAGTAATTTagtaatttctttataattgAATTGACATGTTGATTAATTTagtcataaaatattataatttatgtGTAATTGCTAAGAAAAGACAATTGACATAAAGCAGAAATTGTAAGAAAACAAGGAGATTGAGTGTCAGGGTGGAGTTTTGGTTCCCCAAACCAAGAGATACAGGTATAGCCGTAGAGAAGATAATGTAGGTCAGAGTTGAATGGAGAAGATCAAATAATGATGATTGCCCTACAAAACATGAAAGATTTTAGGTGCTAAAAGTGGGCTTTACAGACACTATAGGGAGTATAGATTGTATAGATTGTATGAAAAAACGGGGAATCATAATTGATCTGCAACTATTAACCAGGACGTTAACAAGGTACCATGATTTACATACATGCGTATAAGAGATTACATATTAACAATGGGTTCATATGAAGATTCATATAGTCTCGAGTCTCAACGTAGGAATAAACttgtaaatgaaaaaaaaactaattatgGGTAATAAAAGCCAAATTAAAGGATTTTAGCTTCACCAGATATGGGCAATAATAGCCAGACATAGGTAAAAAAAGAAAGGACTAACCTAGTTGCTTTGTGCAGTGGTCAAACCAGTGGTGACAGACTTGGTAGTCTGTATAAGTAGCTGTGTGCAGCTCGGGGTAGAAATGAAGCAAAAGCCTGTACAGACCTGTCTTATATATGCAGTCTAGGTGTTCTATTACTACTGCCCTAGCTCTTGGTCCCATGTCTCACTTCTTCCTTGCTTCCCAGAACATGCTTTAAGTTAGATACTTTTAAGTTTCTCACCTCTCTCTTCTGGCTTTCTCAATTACCAAGTATGGCAACCATGGATAATCCTTTTTTACCAGTCGTACCCATATATGACATTACATACCCTAAAGCttaaataaaaccaaaacatttaTAGTAGATGTAGATATCAAGCATGGAATACGTACTCTATCAGAGATTGAGATCAGCacttcaaaaatcaaaaccaacattAAACATAAGCTTTCCTGATGGCCATTTAATTTTGACCTGTATCCAGTTAATAGTTTGGGGTAGTATCGATCAATAATAAACCCGACTACATGTACATATAACATATCTTATATGGCTACAGTACCCAGAACCACAGGACACAAATATTCAGATTTCGTGCAACCTCTGGTGCTCGATCACAGAAGATGTCCCACAGGTATGTGGTTGGACTCCCTCACTCCATCACAAGCAGGAGCCAAGATCACAGGCAAGAAATCGTTTCTGAGACCACGGTACAGTTTACCTCTAAACCATTTCTCCAATGCCTTGAAACCCTACACGTCCAAACCCAAAATCAAACATCAACGTCGAATTTAGTAATGGGTGAAATGAAAAATGTTACTTGGGAATCACAACCTAGCTAGATAGAGAGAATTCGAAATTTATTCACCTGGATCTTGGCGCATGATATCTCACAGACTTTGGTGCTCTGAATGATCTCCTTCCACATAAACATGTGGTACTTCTCATAGAACCTTTGTGCTCCAACAGCAGTGGTGAAATTCACAAACGCATACCCAAGATTTGAAATCCTTTTCCTCTTCCAAAATTTTCTGCAGGAATTCGAACATGTATAAATTACGTACCACATATATACCCACCAATATGGCACACAGCAAATAAACATAACCTAGAACTCTAGTTGGATACGTAAGTACTCACTCGAAATCCAGTGGTAAATAGAAGAAATTGAACTCCGATTTAAGCAAAGAACCAGCCTTTTTGTTCTCTTCTTGGCAATGCTCTTTCAATATGAGCAGCAAATCGCCCCTTCTGCGTGATTGAACAGCAAGTAAATACATAAGCTTCAGTACTATACATAAAAACGAAATTAGTGCATGACCCAAATTGTAAAACACTTTAACGTATAGGGAAAGAAAGAGGGTTCATCACCTAAGGTTCCAAGGGATGTTCTTAATCATGAGAGTTGTAACCTCAGACCCATTTTGCTCGTCAGGACTTTGAGGTAAAGGAATCAAAGAACCCTTCCCGTTGGGAAAGCTAGGAGCTTGAATACCATGACTTGGGCCAGGACTGAGCCTCAGACCCACCTTCCTTCTACCCATACTGTTTTTCCCGCCAGACCTTGAAGAAGATGGAGCTACAGTACCACCCCAGTTGCCAGTTGATCCAAAGTTCGAAGCTTCACTTTCTGGCTCCCACACACGAGTAGCAGTTCTGCTACCCTCCGCCAAATTCCCAGCTAAGCTTGTTCGTGATGACCTCAACCTAGGACCCACATTCCTCCCTCGCCGGAAGTTCTTTGTCTTTCTCCTTGGAACAACAACTCTAGGGTTTTGATCCATGGCAGCAGCTTCCATGTTTGAGTAGTGGTCTTGATTCATAATTGGATTTTGCATACATGATGAGACTTCACAGAGAAAGCTGTGATGGGGATGAAAATGGTGAGAAAAGTAGGGTTGGGCATACGGGTTAAGAGGCCTGAGAGACATAGTGATTTGATTGATGGAAAATGGTTACCAAACATTGAaggagggttttgggttttaagGACCCTTACAAAATTATTAGCTGAGGGAGACGGTGAGATAATGAGGATTGAGTTGGAGCTTTCTCAGATAAGACTCATAAGAGATATGGTATCCTTTTGTAATGATGAATAACTTCGTTCACTGCACATAAGAAGACAAACACAATTCCTACATCGACGGCATAGCTGCAGAGAATTTCAgacaataaaagaaaaacaaattcgTATGATGCGTATTTTTGTTAGAGAATATGATATAAATATGGAATTGCGGTTTGAAAGTCGTCTGCCACAATCTGCTGCATGTCTGCAACAGAGACTAGTAGGGTTTCCCATGGTTATTGCCTGATGAACAGATAATTAGTTCacagtcttttttttttaatattgtaAATATTACAAATTGTGAAATAccattttctcaatttcttaTGAATGTGTAGAGATAATTAGTACCTCCGATATATatgttaaacaaaaaaaaaagtacctCCGATATAGACATAAGGGAAAAACTTACGTACAAAcaagtatgtacgcgtgcgtccaaactctcgtttatttgcacactttgcgaatataaatacatgattttaaccgttcaaaagtttagtttattactaaagatcatttatgtaaaagatcaacataaacaaaaatcgtcttcatagtcgattgcatcaaacaaattgacggttgatcatgagactactaactttcaccataaccgttcatttgtttgatgcaatcgactatgaagacgatttttgtttatgttgatcttttacagaaatgatctttagtaataaactaaacctttgaacggttaaaatcatgtatttatattcgcaaagtgtgcaaataaacgagagtttggacgcacgcgtacatactagtttgtacgcaagttttttcctAGACATAATTAGTAGATATCGGAAGTACTAATTGTCATCTATAAATCGTAACTAGTACCCCTGCTTCTGCTTTTGCCTTCGAAAAGTCAGGGCTTCTTTGAGAAGCGGCTTGGCAAAGTGTGTgccaaacacaaaaaaaagctTCGCTTATAATCACTGGGGCTCAAAAGCTCCCCAAACGCAACCATGGCTGTCTGTCATCTATCACATCGTATTGGAAAAAATTCTAATCTAAAGATCGATGTTGCATGGTTTGAGTAATTTCTGTCACCAATGGTAATTATGAGAGGCACCAAAGTTCATAGTTCCAATATTTCTGTAATTGCCCATATTAGGGCCAGCTACACCTCTTTATTACTCTTGATCTTTCCTCAGAGAGCTCCTATTTTCTTTCACTTGCCATTTTGTTACCTCACCATGAgaaatgaaattgaagagatCAACAAAGTTGCTTGCATTAGTATAGAATCTGCAGACGCATCATGGATGTAAATATTTTCTGATATTGTAGAGCTAATTATGGATACCCAGCTAGCTATAATAggatatatatacgtattccTCTGGCTAAGTTGCCCAGTGGTGCAGGCTGCAAACCATAGGAGTAGGTAGTTGTGTGTGCTCAGGTTACAagctaatcaaaagtctgtcTAAGAGTCCAATTCTGGCAAGATCTACACTAATAGTGCAAGGCTACGGTACCTAATATGGAAAATTTGCTAGGTCCACTTATGTAGTTCATGTTTTGTACAACCAGAAAATTAAATTAGACatctgtgtttttttttatgaacaaTTAGAGTTTAGTGTAGAGGTTAGAGCCATTAGCTTTTAGATTATCAATTTTTAACTTACAATTTCCAAATGATTAAAATTATCAAGTATAATTTTCATTAATGCTAGTAGTACATATCCcatcacaaattcacaataaCTTAGAATCACTAGTCTGGCTAATTACAACCataacaaattaaattaagAGTTCTACAACTAAGTGCAATTAACAATATTCATCACTAACAAATGTGCATATTTGGGGTggtcatatgagtcatatcCGATCCACATCCATTACTCAAAGTGGAATTTCTAGAATACCCCTTTTAAGTATTCAGATTGGAATATATAAACTTAAAATGATCGTGAAAACTTGATGCTACTAATCACCTTAATTATATACACAAATAGTTCAAGACAGATAAAAGGTGTTCTTTGGcataaacaaagaagaagataaaaagTGTTCTTGTTAATAAACTAACTCCTGAGCTAGCCCGATCTCTTCTTCCACTGAATCTTTGGCCGGCCGGCGAGTTTTCCAACCGTCACCAAACTGGAAACTTTAACACCATCACAAGGAGGTGCTAAAATAACTGGTAGATAATCATTGCTGTGACACCAAAAGATCTTTCTCTTGAATCTCTTGGTTAGAGCTTCCTTGCCCTACAATGccacaaaattaaaacacCACTCAACTTCTGAAAATCCAGAACCGTAATAAACGTTTTCTAAAAGAGGGAGAAAGATAAAGAGTTTTACTAATTAACTCTGGTTAACTGACCTGGGTTTTGGCGCAAGTAATCACACATATCTTTCTGTTTTCCGGCACCGGCCACTCAAACTTGTGGAACTGCTCATAGAATTTGAGTGCAGCATCAGAGGAGGTGAAATTCACGAAAGCATATCCCAGGTTAGAGATCCTCTTGTTTTTCCAGAACTCCCTAAGTGAAAATTAACAAACGTACATATAAATAACATAACGAAATCTTCATCACATCAAACACAGAAGATAAGGCATAAAAAATTAACCAAATCACTCACTTGAAATCCATAGGCAAGTAGAGGAAATCAAACTCAGACTTTTTACTGGGTTCCAATCGTATCACAGAGTTCAAGTTCACGTTCAAGCAGTGATCTTTCAGTATTTCCACTAGATGACTCCTCCTGCAAAGTAAATTTATTCAAGGTTTTTAAgtaatcaaaatcaaagacCAAAAAAGGGGGCAAAGTTTATAGTTTTATACAAACATTATGGATCAGAAGTCAATGGTTGCAGAAACAAAAGTAGTGAGCCGGAACTTTGAGAAATGAACCAGACAAGAACTGAGCATATTGTACTGCCGGCAAATACTAAAAAGAAAGAACCAACACAATGGTACTAAACTAGTAAAACTACTAAATCATATAAAGAGGAAGAAGCTGAGTACTTAAAATGATTTGGGATGTTCTTGATCATCAGAGTTGTTGTAGTTAATTGCCGATGAGGATGGGTTGGAAATGAAATTATAGAAGAACCCTCTCGAACACTTTTGGTCCTAACAGAGGTAGAGCCTTGCTCATGTTTCCTTTTCGGTACCCATTTCCATACTCCATCAAAACTAGTAGCTTCCATGTTCCTCTCTGGTTTGATGCTAGTGTTTCTTCGAGTTCGAGGAAGCACTCTACTAGGGTTTAGTGGTGGGTTCGGCCGCAGCTGAAAATAATATGTTGAAAGTTGTTGATTTGGGAAGACATAGTAATAGTATGAATAGGACTGAACTTGGCCATGGCTTTGATAAGGAAAATGTCCGGAAAAGAATGGGTGGGGGATTAGGTATGGTCTTCTTGGAGGTTGAAGAAACATGGTGTGTCTTTGTCTCAGGTTTTTTTGCAGAGaggagataaaaaaaatgggTGAGACTATGTGTGAGGGTTTTGAGAGAGACAGAGGTGATAGTGAGGTGAGGAGAAGTTGCTTCTTGCAGATGGAGTAGTGTTGAGGATACCAAAATATATGCAATGATGATATATAACCCTTCATTTACTGCTCCCTGCCattacaaaacaaacaaaaagccACTATCTTTTCATGTTTTGAAAACCAAACAGAGGCTATGTTAACAAACGATAGTGATCGTGATAGCCTTAGGTACATTTCTCGTCTCTATCAGTATTTTTGCAGAGGGAAAATTGACCAACATGTTGTTATAGACCAAATTATCAAGGTTTGTTTAGGATACTACATTAGACGCCCAAACATATGCGAGATCAATGGAGGGAGTAAATTATATTAAGTTACAATAAACACATATATTACATTAAAACGAAGTCATTCCTAGTTGATCATACAAAATTCTGCTGATGATGTTGCTCCACTCAGTTCCTATTCATGTTGAATCAAATGAAATACAACTCTTAGTTATGAGAAGATAACATGTTAAATTTTACGTAGTTAAGTAGTCTGCGGATACATGTAAAGTAATTAGTTTTACGTTTCCAACTTCTTCTTCGATTCTAAGGCAGATAGTATAGTGCTTTTGCAGCTGCATCcatcctctttttctttctatgATTGGATGTTGTTATGTTACTGATCCTAAAGTCTGttgatgtaacgaccccaaaatttcaagcttaaaaactcaaaattttaaagtcgctaaacaccaaaacaatctcagtgaaatcgaaatcatttaaaatgtcacagcggatcattactgagttctcaatacaactcagacaaaccaattattacaaaccaaatttataatccatacataaaatggaaatgtaataatcctcacaatctctcacaaaactcacgaAATAAATGCTCACAAAATTCTCACTCACAAATCCACTctagaaatctcaccacaagca from Argentina anserina chromosome 2, drPotAnse1.1, whole genome shotgun sequence carries:
- the LOC126784181 gene encoding protein MEI2-like 6, with translation MEAAAMDQNPRVVVPRRKTKNFRRGRNVGPRLRSSRTSLAGNLAEGSRTATRVWEPESEASNFGSTGNWGGTVAPSSSRSGGKNSMGRRKVGLRLSPGPSHGIQAPSFPNGKGSLIPLPQSPDEQNGSEVTTLMIKNIPWNLRRGDLLLILKEHCQEENKKAGSLLKSEFNFFYLPLDFEKFWKRKRISNLGYAFVNFTTAVGAQRFYEKYHMFMWKEIIQSTKVCEISCAKIQGFKALEKWFRGKLYRGLRNDFLPVILAPACDGVRESNHIPVGHLL
- the LOC126784182 gene encoding protein terminal ear1 homolog, whose translation is MEYGNGYRKGNMSKALPLRSHLVEILKDHCLNVNLNSVIRLEPSKKSEFDFLYLPMDFKEFWKNKRISNLGYAFVNFTSSDAALKFYEQFHKFEWPVPENRKICVITCAKTQGKEALTKRFKRKIFWCHSNDYLPVILAPPCDGVKVSSLVTVGKLAGRPKIQWKKRSG